A DNA window from Streptomyces canus contains the following coding sequences:
- a CDS encoding histidinol-phosphate aminotransferase family protein, whose amino-acid sequence MVCDLQLRSATSEDLDWIHELRHRVYAQELGQHAPDPAGRLRDGLEGDNVYLVAARGTTRIGFVSLTPPWLGRFGLDKYLTRDDLPALADHDVFEVRILTVEPRWRTSSAAPLLMYAALRWIASRGGRRVVAMGRTEVLGMYRAVGLRPVGRTVRSGAVTFEVLTGGVPELTRRARERYGSALERLRSVVDWRLDMPFAPRPDGCEHGGASFTAIGTDFRTLHRRHDIVMADVLDAWFPPAPGVRAVLVDDPDWAARTSPPSGAEGLSAEIAAARRLPPDALAVGAGSSDLIFRAFGRRLTPQSRVLLTDPCYGEYAHVTERVVGCRVDRFPLRREDGWRIDPDRLSAAVHSGRYDLVVVVNPNNPTGRHAPASGLRALIADAPDRTHWWIDEAYLGYVGLDESLAGLAATDPRVTVCTSLSKMYALSGMRAAYVVAEPATAGELRRWTPPWPVSLPAQLAAVAALRDPEYYLDRWHATHTLRRRLAADLAGSAQDVTVEESVANFLSVTLPQGGPSAAQLVTECRRHGVYLRDLSPLSPRYEGRTVRVAVRDTAENARIVAAFRAALDVLRPAVATSPGR is encoded by the coding sequence ATGGTTTGTGACCTGCAGCTGCGCTCAGCCACTTCCGAGGATCTCGACTGGATCCACGAACTGCGTCACCGGGTCTACGCACAGGAGTTGGGCCAGCACGCGCCGGATCCGGCCGGGCGGCTGCGCGACGGTCTCGAGGGTGACAACGTCTATCTCGTCGCGGCGCGCGGAACGACCCGCATCGGTTTCGTCAGCCTCACTCCGCCCTGGCTGGGGCGGTTCGGGCTGGACAAGTACCTGACCCGCGACGATCTGCCGGCGCTGGCCGACCACGACGTGTTCGAGGTGCGCATCCTCACCGTCGAGCCACGCTGGCGCACCAGCTCGGCGGCACCCCTGCTGATGTACGCGGCGTTGCGCTGGATCGCCTCCCGGGGCGGCCGTCGGGTGGTCGCGATGGGGCGTACGGAAGTGCTCGGCATGTACCGGGCCGTCGGTCTGCGCCCGGTCGGCCGTACCGTCCGCAGCGGGGCGGTGACGTTCGAGGTGCTGACCGGCGGTGTGCCCGAGCTGACGAGGCGGGCGCGGGAGCGGTACGGCAGCGCCCTGGAGCGCTTGCGGTCCGTGGTGGACTGGCGGCTCGACATGCCGTTCGCGCCCCGGCCGGACGGCTGCGAGCACGGCGGTGCCTCGTTCACCGCGATCGGCACGGACTTCCGCACCCTGCACCGGCGGCACGACATCGTCATGGCCGATGTGCTGGACGCCTGGTTCCCGCCGGCCCCCGGAGTGCGGGCGGTCCTCGTCGACGACCCGGACTGGGCCGCCCGCACCTCGCCGCCGTCCGGCGCGGAGGGCCTGTCGGCGGAGATCGCCGCGGCCCGGCGGCTGCCGCCGGACGCCCTGGCCGTGGGCGCCGGTTCGTCCGACCTGATCTTCCGGGCGTTCGGGCGTCGGCTGACCCCGCAGAGCCGGGTGCTGCTGACCGACCCGTGCTACGGCGAGTACGCCCACGTCACGGAGCGGGTGGTCGGATGCCGGGTGGACCGGTTCCCGCTGCGCCGTGAGGACGGCTGGCGGATCGATCCGGACCGGCTGTCCGCGGCCGTCCACTCCGGCCGCTACGACCTCGTGGTGGTGGTCAACCCGAACAACCCGACCGGGCGGCACGCGCCGGCGTCCGGGCTGCGCGCACTGATCGCGGACGCGCCGGACCGTACGCACTGGTGGATCGACGAGGCGTACCTGGGCTACGTCGGCCTGGACGAGTCACTCGCCGGCCTCGCCGCGACGGACCCGCGGGTGACCGTCTGCACCTCGCTGTCGAAGATGTACGCGCTGTCCGGCATGCGGGCCGCGTACGTGGTGGCCGAACCGGCCACGGCGGGGGAACTGCGCCGATGGACTCCGCCCTGGCCGGTCAGTCTGCCGGCACAGCTGGCCGCCGTGGCGGCGCTGCGCGACCCGGAGTACTACCTCGACCGCTGGCACGCCACGCACACCCTGCGCCGGCGGCTTGCGGCGGATCTGGCCGGGTCGGCGCAGGACGTGACGGTCGAGGAGTCCGTGGCGAACTTCCTCTCGGTCACTCTGCCGCAGGGTGGACCGAGTGCCGCGCAACTGGTGACCGAGTGCCGTCGCCACGGTGTGTATCTGCGCGACCTGTCGCCGTTGTCGCCGCGGTACGAGGGGCGCACCGTGCGCGTCGCGGTCCGGGACACCGCAGAGAACGCGCGCATCGTGGCGGCGTTCCGGGCCGCCCTGGACGTGCTGCGACCCGCTGTCGCCACGAGTCCCGGTCGATGA
- a CDS encoding phosphatidate cytidylyltransferase, with protein sequence MITVASLAPCLGGALALGGVAVAASGRRELMVRWCAWAVGVPLVTGAFWWGEPGAAAVAVVVGVIAVLEFGGLMQLGPVDRAVLAAAVAGVVLTAWLAPGEVLRALAVGALMVAAVPLVTGDADHGLRRLGAGLLGLAWLSVLAAMVPLGASALALFVAVSVADITAYFAGRRLGGPRLSPLSPAKRWSGTLAGAAAGLGALAVLSALSLPMAVAVVVGGPAGDLLESMVKRGAQVKDAGHWLPGSGGLLDRIDSLLVALAVLLVLS encoded by the coding sequence ATGATCACCGTCGCCTCTCTGGCGCCCTGTCTCGGTGGGGCGCTGGCCCTGGGCGGTGTCGCGGTGGCGGCCTCCGGGCGCCGCGAGCTGATGGTCCGGTGGTGCGCATGGGCGGTCGGGGTGCCGCTGGTCACCGGGGCGTTCTGGTGGGGCGAGCCGGGTGCCGCGGCCGTCGCCGTCGTGGTCGGGGTGATCGCGGTGCTGGAGTTCGGCGGGCTGATGCAGCTGGGCCCGGTCGACCGTGCGGTGCTGGCCGCGGCGGTGGCGGGTGTGGTGCTGACCGCCTGGCTGGCGCCCGGAGAGGTGCTTCGGGCGCTGGCGGTCGGGGCGCTCATGGTGGCCGCGGTGCCGTTGGTGACCGGCGACGCCGACCATGGTCTGCGGCGGCTCGGCGCCGGGCTGCTCGGGCTGGCCTGGCTGAGTGTGCTGGCCGCGATGGTGCCACTCGGGGCGAGCGCGCTGGCGTTGTTCGTGGCGGTCTCGGTCGCCGACATCACGGCGTACTTCGCCGGACGACGGCTGGGCGGGCCACGGTTGTCGCCGCTGTCACCGGCCAAGCGGTGGAGCGGGACCCTGGCCGGGGCCGCGGCCGGGCTCGGCGCTCTGGCCGTGCTGTCCGCGCTGAGCTTGCCGATGGCGGTCGCGGTGGTGGTCGGCGGACCGGCCGGGGACCTGCTCGAATCCATGGTCAAGAGGGGTGCGCAGGTCAAGGACGCCGGCCACTGGCTCCCCGGCTCCGGCGGCCTGCTGGACCGGATCGACTCCCTGCTCGTCGCACTGGCCGTGTTGCTCGTCCTGAGCTGA
- the sodN gene encoding superoxide dismutase, Ni, with protein sequence MLSRLFAPKVKVSAHCDLPCGVYDPAQARIEAESVKAVQEKMAANDDPHFQARATVIKEQRAELAKHHVSVLWSDYFKPPHFEKYPELHQLVNDTLKALSAAKGSTDPATGQKALDYIAQIDKIFWETKKA encoded by the coding sequence ATGCTTTCCCGCCTGTTTGCCCCCAAGGTCAAGGTCAGCGCACACTGCGACCTGCCCTGCGGTGTGTACGACCCGGCCCAGGCCCGCATCGAGGCGGAGTCGGTGAAGGCCGTGCAGGAGAAGATGGCCGCCAACGACGACCCGCACTTCCAGGCGCGTGCCACGGTCATCAAGGAGCAGCGCGCCGAGCTCGCGAAGCACCACGTTTCCGTGCTCTGGAGCGACTACTTCAAGCCCCCGCACTTCGAGAAGTACCCGGAGCTGCACCAGCTGGTCAACGACACCCTCAAGGCCCTCTCGGCCGCCAAGGGTTCGACCGACCCGGCCACCGGTCAGAAGGCTCTGGACTACATCGCCCAGATCGACAAGATCTTCTGGGAGACCAAGAAGGCCTGA
- the sodX gene encoding nickel-type superoxide dismutase maturation protease: MPELSQETERERSLLPFVGVAEVTGPSMVPTLQHGDQLVVHWGARIGPGDIVVLRHPFQQDLLVVKRAVERREGGWWVLGDNAFAGGDSTDYGVVPEELVLGKARLRYRPLKPGQRSPLAAVRWALSAVRPVLPDRSASRRLRAR; encoded by the coding sequence ATGCCGGAGCTGTCGCAGGAGACCGAGCGGGAGAGGTCGTTGCTGCCCTTCGTGGGAGTGGCCGAGGTGACCGGGCCGTCGATGGTGCCCACGCTCCAGCACGGTGACCAGCTCGTCGTGCACTGGGGGGCCAGGATCGGTCCCGGTGACATCGTGGTCCTGCGGCACCCGTTCCAGCAGGACCTGCTCGTCGTCAAGCGGGCCGTGGAGCGGCGCGAGGGCGGATGGTGGGTGCTCGGGGACAACGCGTTCGCGGGCGGCGACAGCACGGACTACGGCGTCGTCCCGGAGGAACTCGTGCTGGGGAAGGCCCGTCTTCGTTACCGGCCGCTCAAGCCGGGTCAGCGCTCGCCGCTGGCCGCCGTGCGCTGGGCGCTGTCCGCCGTGCGGCCCGTGCTTCCTGACCGGTCGGCCTCCAGGCGTTTGCGGGCCCGGTAG
- a CDS encoding CGNR zinc finger domain-containing protein has protein sequence MELAYYSDYAVRLVNSEDPARGKDTLTSVEAVRDLFGGYGTGARRATDADVTRFRAVRARLRSVFEAADNGDETLAVDLLNSLLLEFPVSPQISGHDFRDDDGRPLWHMHLADHPSNATAGYAAIAAMGLAFHLTEYGVDRLGLCEAAPCRNAYLDTSTNRSRRYCSDRCATRANVAAYRARKRLEADRSGSTGRTADSAQRTAASGER, from the coding sequence GTGGAACTGGCCTATTACTCGGACTATGCCGTACGTCTGGTCAACAGCGAGGACCCGGCCCGCGGCAAGGACACACTGACCTCGGTGGAGGCCGTCCGCGATCTGTTCGGCGGCTACGGCACGGGCGCCCGCCGCGCCACCGACGCCGACGTCACCCGGTTCCGTGCGGTCCGGGCCCGGCTGCGGTCGGTCTTCGAGGCGGCGGACAACGGCGACGAGACGCTCGCGGTGGACCTGCTGAACTCGCTCCTGCTGGAGTTCCCGGTGAGCCCGCAGATCTCCGGGCACGACTTCCGCGACGACGACGGCCGCCCGCTGTGGCACATGCACCTGGCGGACCACCCGTCCAACGCCACCGCCGGGTACGCGGCGATCGCGGCGATGGGTCTGGCGTTCCACCTCACCGAGTACGGCGTGGACCGGCTGGGCCTGTGCGAGGCGGCCCCCTGCCGCAACGCCTACCTCGACACCTCGACCAACCGCTCCCGGCGCTACTGCTCCGACCGCTGCGCCACCCGCGCCAACGTGGCCGCCTACCGGGCCCGCAAACGCCTGGAGGCCGACCGGTCAGGAAGCACGGGCCGCACGGCGGACAGCGCCCAGCGCACGGCGGCCAGCGGCGAGCGCTGA
- a CDS encoding class I SAM-dependent methyltransferase has translation MTTGVGTDWQAWQESWDRQQEWYMPDREERFRVMLDMVEALVGPRPRVLDLACGTGSITARLLARFPEATSTGVDLDPALLTIAEGTFADDERVTLVTADLKDPDWPAKLPYDAYDAVLTATALHWLHSEPLAALYGRIAELVRDGGVFMNADHMIDEATPRINAAERAQRHAHMDQAKREGALDWAAWWQVAAEDPVLAGPTARRFEIYGEHADGDMPSAAWHARVLREKGFGEARPVWCSPSDTLLLALK, from the coding sequence ATGACGACGGGTGTCGGCACCGACTGGCAGGCCTGGCAGGAGAGCTGGGACCGGCAGCAGGAGTGGTACATGCCGGACCGCGAGGAGCGGTTCCGGGTGATGCTCGACATGGTCGAGGCCCTCGTCGGGCCCCGGCCGCGCGTGCTCGACCTCGCGTGCGGCACGGGAAGCATCACGGCCAGGCTGCTCGCCCGGTTCCCTGAGGCCACCAGCACCGGCGTGGACCTCGACCCGGCGCTCCTCACCATCGCCGAGGGCACGTTCGCGGACGACGAGCGGGTCACCCTCGTGACGGCCGACCTCAAGGACCCCGACTGGCCCGCGAAGCTGCCGTACGACGCGTACGACGCCGTGCTGACCGCCACGGCCCTGCACTGGCTGCACAGCGAACCCCTCGCGGCCCTCTACGGCCGGATCGCGGAACTCGTCCGCGACGGCGGTGTCTTCATGAACGCGGACCACATGATCGACGAGGCCACGCCCCGCATCAACGCGGCAGAACGCGCGCAGCGTCACGCGCACATGGATCAGGCCAAGCGGGAGGGCGCCCTCGACTGGGCCGCATGGTGGCAGGTCGCCGCCGAGGACCCCGTCCTCGCCGGGCCGACAGCGCGCCGCTTCGAGATCTACGGCGAGCACGCCGACGGGGACATGCCGTCCGCGGCGTGGCACGCACGCGTGCTGCGCGAGAAGGGCTTCGGGGAGGCCCGGCCGGTGTGGTGCTCCCCTTCGGACACGTTGCTGCTCGCGCTCAAGTAG
- a CDS encoding amino acid ABC transporter ATP-binding protein yields the protein MTAMVRAESVHKSYGLVEVLKGIDLEVRQGEVFCLIGPSGSGKSTFLRCINHLEKINAGRLYVDGELVGYREKGDKLYELKDSEVALQRRDIGMVFQRFNLFPHMTAVENVMEAPVQVKGAGRTQARERARELLEKVGLADKAGSYPAQLSGGQQQRVAIARALAMDPKLMLFDEPTSALDPELVGDVLDVMRDLAESGMTMIVVTHEMGFAREVGDSLVFMDGGVVVESGDPREVLGNPQHERTQAFLSKVL from the coding sequence ATGACGGCCATGGTCAGGGCCGAGAGCGTCCACAAGTCGTACGGCCTGGTGGAGGTCCTCAAGGGCATCGACCTGGAGGTCCGCCAGGGCGAGGTCTTCTGTCTCATCGGCCCCTCGGGGTCGGGCAAGTCGACCTTCCTGCGGTGCATCAACCACCTGGAGAAGATCAACGCCGGCCGGCTGTACGTCGACGGCGAGCTGGTCGGCTACCGCGAGAAGGGCGACAAGCTGTACGAGCTCAAGGACAGCGAGGTCGCGCTGCAGCGCCGGGACATCGGCATGGTGTTCCAGCGGTTCAACCTGTTCCCGCACATGACGGCCGTCGAGAACGTCATGGAGGCACCCGTCCAGGTCAAGGGCGCGGGCCGGACCCAGGCCCGGGAGCGGGCGCGGGAACTCCTGGAGAAGGTGGGCCTGGCCGACAAGGCGGGCAGCTACCCCGCCCAGCTCTCCGGCGGCCAGCAGCAGCGGGTGGCGATCGCCCGGGCCCTGGCGATGGACCCGAAGCTGATGCTCTTCGACGAGCCGACATCGGCTCTCGACCCGGAGCTGGTCGGTGACGTCCTCGACGTCATGCGCGACCTCGCCGAGTCCGGTATGACGATGATCGTCGTCACCCACGAGATGGGCTTCGCCCGCGAGGTCGGCGACAGCCTGGTCTTCATGGACGGCGGCGTGGTGGTGGAGTCCGGTGACCCCCGCGAGGTCCTGGGGAACCCTCAGCACGAGCGGACGCAGGCGTTCCTGTCGAAGGTGCTCTAG
- a CDS encoding amino acid ABC transporter permease — protein MTDKIDKGPADTPPRASLAPEAIKAIPVRHYGRYVSAVIVLALVALLVNAFATAEKIQWSAVGDKLFDSTVLAGAGRTLLISVLAMIVGVVLGVVLAVMRLSKNPVTSWVAWAYIWFFRGTPVYVQLLLWFNLALIFPMLNLGPIYKDEMTDVMTPFMCALLGLGLNEAAYMAEICRAGLMAVDEGQTEAAHALGMSHGKTLRRIVIPQAMRVIVPPTGNEFINMLKTSSLVYAVTYNELLRATSTIGSTSYAVMEMLFVASIWYLVMTSVFSVFQYYLERRFARGSSRSLPPTPFQKIRANLMSLRREGGAA, from the coding sequence GTGACTGACAAGATCGACAAGGGGCCGGCGGACACACCGCCGCGGGCCTCCCTCGCACCGGAGGCCATCAAGGCCATCCCGGTCCGCCACTACGGCCGCTACGTCAGCGCGGTCATCGTGCTGGCGCTGGTGGCCCTGCTGGTCAACGCGTTCGCCACCGCCGAGAAGATCCAGTGGAGCGCGGTCGGCGACAAGCTGTTCGACTCCACGGTCCTCGCGGGCGCCGGCCGCACCCTGCTGATCAGCGTCCTCGCGATGATCGTGGGTGTGGTCCTCGGCGTCGTGCTGGCCGTGATGCGGCTCTCCAAGAACCCGGTGACGAGCTGGGTGGCCTGGGCCTACATCTGGTTCTTCCGCGGAACTCCGGTCTACGTCCAGCTGTTGCTGTGGTTCAACCTGGCGCTGATCTTCCCGATGCTGAATCTCGGTCCGATCTACAAGGACGAGATGACGGACGTGATGACCCCGTTCATGTGCGCCCTGCTGGGCCTCGGCCTGAACGAGGCCGCGTACATGGCGGAGATCTGCCGCGCCGGTCTGATGGCCGTCGACGAGGGCCAGACGGAGGCCGCGCACGCGCTCGGCATGAGCCACGGCAAGACGCTGCGCCGGATCGTGATTCCGCAGGCGATGCGGGTGATCGTGCCGCCGACGGGCAACGAGTTCATCAACATGCTGAAGACCTCGTCGCTGGTGTACGCGGTGACGTACAACGAACTCCTGCGGGCCACCTCGACGATCGGCTCGACGTCGTACGCCGTCATGGAGATGCTGTTCGTGGCGTCCATCTGGTACCTGGTCATGACCAGCGTGTTCAGCGTCTTCCAGTACTACCTGGAGCGCCGTTTCGCCCGCGGTTCGTCCCGGAGCCTGCCGCCGACGCCGTTCCAGAAGATCAGGGCGAACCTGATGTCGCTCCGGCGCGAAGGGGGTGCGGCATGA